Below is a window of Nocardioides sp. S-1144 DNA.
CGGCGACGACGTCGAGGTGGTCGACGCCGCCATCGGCCGCGCCGGCGGGCTCCCGACCCGCGCGGAGCTCGTGCGCCACTACGGCGAGCACTCGACCCGCGACCTGGGTGCCCTCGACTGGTACGTGGCGATGGCCTGCTTCAAGCTCGGCATCGTGCTCGAGGGCACCTACGCCCGCTCGCGCGCCGGCCTGGCGCCGCGCGACGTCGGCGACCGCCTGCACGCCGCCACCCTGGTCCTGCTGCACCGCGCCCGCGAGGTCGCCGGCGTCTGAACCACCCCGTCCCCCGATGGAAGCGAGTTCCCGCATGACCCAGCCCCTCACCGGAGTCCGCGTCGTCGAGATGGCCGGCATCGGGCCCGGCCCGCACGCCTGCATGATGCTGGCCGACCTCGGCGCGGACGTCGTGCGCGTCGTCCGGCCCGGCGTCGTGGAGCCGCCGAGCGAGCACACCCTCCGCGGCCGCACGACCGTCGCCGCCGACCTCAAGGACCCGCAGGAGCGCGACCGGGTGCTCGACCTCCTGGCCACCACCGACGTGGTGGTGGAGGGCTTCCGGCCCGGCGTGATGGAGCGGCTCGGCCTCGGCCCGGCGCAGGTGCACGCCCGCAACCCGCGCGCGGTCTACGCCCGGATGACCGGCTGGGGCCAGACCGGCCCGTTCGCGACCACCGCCGGGCACGACATCAACTACATCTCCCTCACCGGCGCCCTGCACGCGATCGGCACCGCCGACCAGCCGCTGCCCCCGCTCAACCTGGTCGGCGACTACGGCGGCGGCTCGATGCTGCTCGTCAACGGCGTCCTCGCGGCGCTGGTGCAGCGCGCGACGACGGGGGAGGGGCAGGTCGTCGACGCCGCCATGGTCGACGGCGCGGGGTTGCTGCTCGCCGGCATCCTCGAGCTGCGGACGACCGGGGACTGGCGCGACGAGCGCTTCGACAACCTCCTCGACGGCGCCGCGCCGTTCTACGGCACTTACCGCTGCGCCGACGGCGGCTCCATGGCCGTCGGGGCGATCGAGCCGCAGTTCTACGCCCTGCTCCTAGAGGGCCTGGGCCTCGACGCCGCCGACCTGCCCGACCGCGACGACCGCGCCACGTGGGCGAGCCTGCGGGAGCGGTTCGCCGAGGTCTTCGCGACCCGGCCGCGCGCGCACTGGGAGCAGGTCTTCGGCGGCACCGACGCCTGCGTCACCCCGGTGCTGACCTTCGCCGAGGCGCCCTCGCACCCGCACGTGGCCGCCCGCTCCTCGCTCGTCGCCACCGCCGACGGGCACGTCGTCGGCGGCGCGGCCCCGCGGCTCTCGGCCGGCGACCCCGTGCCGGCGTCCCCCGGCCGCGCCAGCACCCTCGACGACGTCCTCACCGGTTGGGCCGCCCCCACCCCCACCTGACCCCGCGTCGGGTCGCTGGGGTGGGCTGGGAGCTAGGAGCCGGTGGTGTCGCTGCTCTCGCGCTCGGCGAGCAGGCGCTGGGTCTCCTCGGAGAGCTCGGCGGTGAGCAGGCCGGCGACCATGTCGATGAGCTGGCTGGTGAACAGGGGCACGTTGATCGGCGGGCCGACGCGGGCGCGCCGGCCGATCTCGATGTGCGCGAAGCGGATCACCGCGAAGCGGCGGTGGAGCGGGGCGCCGGTGGAGCCGGCGGGCATCACGCTCTCGAACGTCGCCGACCACCGGTCGAGTGAGCCGAGGGCGTCGTAGATGACCGGGCCGACCGGCTCGTCGGGGTCGATCAGCCGGTGCGTGCGGTTGAGCATCTCGGCGGCGACCTGCAGGAACGCCGGTCCGCCGTCGTCGCTGGTGAGCTTGGCGATGAGGGGCTGCACGAGCATCGAGGCGCCGTCGCGGGCGGTCAGGTCGGTGCGGCCCTCGACGTGGTCGAGGAGCGCGGCGCGGCGCACGGCGACGGTGTCCATGTGCTTCTCGACCAGCGCGCGGAGCAGCCCGTCGCGCCCGCCGAAGTGGTATTGCAGCGCCGTGGTGTTGCGCTGGTTGGCCTCGCGCGTGATCTCCCGCAGCGAGACGCCGTCGATGCCGCGGGCCGAGAAGAGGCGCTCGGCGGCGGCGATCAGCTCGGACGGCGCCCCCGAGCCCTCACGCCGGTCCGCGGCCCGGCTGCGGGGGGCCGGGGCGGGGTCGACGGCGGCAACAGGCGCGACGGTGCGGGGCATGGCGGCAGTCTAGGCATCAATTGCGAAGACATGCGAGCAAAGATTTGGACTACTTGATTCACCTCTTGTGGCAAGTGACTCAATGTGGCTAGGGTCACCTTCGACGTCACTCGGTGCGACCTGCGTCACAGCGAACCGCGAGTCCTCCCAGAGAGAAGAGACCCTCATGAAGATCTGGTCATCCCCGTCCCGGTCCGCGCTCAAGCTCGCGGCCCTGGCCACCACCGCCAGCCTCGTCCTCGCCGCCTGCGGCGGCGGGAGCGACGACGAGGCGAGCGGCAAGGCCGACGCCGACGGGATCATCACCGTCAAGCTCGGCGTGGTCGGCCCCAAGACCGGCCCCGCCTCGCTCTACTACGAGTACATGGCGCAGGACTTCGAGGCGTTCGCGGACGACTTCGAGGAGGAGTACGGCGTCCGGTTCGACGTCGTCTCCGAGGACGACCAGGCCTCCCCGGAGGAGACCGCCCGGGCGGTCAGCAAGCTGATCAACGAGGAGGGCGTGCACGCGATCCTCGGCCCGCCGCTCTCCGGCAACGCCCTCCAGGTCGCCGACACCGTGCAGCGCAGCGGTGTCCCGTGGCTGCTCGCCGGCCCGAACGCCGACGAGATCATCAACTACGAGACCCAGCCCAACTGGGCCTTCCAGACCAACTTCACCAACCAGCAGATCATGTCGATCCTGGGCGAGCGGCTCTGGGCCGAGGACGCCAAGGTCGGCATCGTGTTCTCCGGCGACGGCTTCGGCCAGTCCAACCTCGACCAGCTCAAGCTGTGGGCCGAGGCCAACGGCCACGAGCTCGCCGTCGAGGAGACCATCCAGCCCGGCGCGGCCGACGCGAACGCCATCGTCAAGCGCCTCGAGGACGCCGGCGTCGAGTCGGTGTTCATGGGGATCACCCAGGGCGCCGACACCGCGACCGTGACCCGCTCGATGGAGCAGGCCGGCTACGCGCCGGCGACGGTGATGACCACCGGCACGATCCTCACCAACTACAAGGACGTCGCCGAGCCGTCGCAGTGGGAGAACATCCAGATCGTCGACCCGCGCAACTTCCTCGACGGCGGCGACAAGTGGGTCCTCGACCAGGTGCAGGAGGCCACCGGTGACGCACCGGCGATCCCGACCAACAACATCAGCACCTACGCGATGCTCGACATCTACGCCCAGGCGGTCAAGGAGGTCGGCGACGCCAGCGACAAGGAAGCGGTGCGCCAGGCCATGGAGGACATCCAGACCGTCCACATCGGCCCCGACCTGACCATCGACGCGCCGTTCTCCGCCGACGACCACAAGCTCTACACCGACGACCCGGCCACCTGGTTCACCTACGGCTTCGACGAGGACTTCAACCTCGTCAACCTCGGCACCGCCGCCGAGTGCCTCGAGTCCGGCTGCTGACCCCGCTGCTCCGCCGGCCGGACGACGCCCTCGGGCCGTCCGGCCGGCGGACCGCACCACCCGCCCGCCCGACCCGTCCCCACCTGGGAGGACCGCCATGGAAGCCGTGGTCATCGGACTCGTGCTCGGAGGGCTCTACGCCCTGCTGGCGCAGTCCTTCGTCCTGACGTTCATCACGACCCGCACCCTCAACTTCGCGGTCGGGGAGTTCGTCGCCCTCGGCGCCTTCGCCGCCATCGCGGTGTCGTCGTGGTCGTGGCTGCCCACCCCGGGCAAGGTCGCCGTCGGCTTCCTGGCCGCCGGCGTCGTGGGTGCGCTCGTCTACCGCTTCCTCGTCCTGCCGTTCACCACGCAGGGCGAGCACGACGTCCGCTGGCTGCTGTCGACGGTGGCGGTGTCGTTCGTGATGCTCAACCTGATCACCAACGTCGAGGGACCCTCCCCGCAGCGCTCCGACACCGCGCGGATCGGCGGCACCGTCGACATCCTCGGCGCCGGGGTCGGCAAGCAGCAGCTGCTGCTGGCCGGCCTGGCGGTCGTCGTCTCGCTGCTGCTCATCGTCGTCACCCAGCGCACCAGCGTCGGGCTGATGATGCGGGCGGTCTCGCAGGACCCCGACACCGCCTCGCTGATGGGCGTCTCGCCCCGCGCGGTCGGTGCGGCGTCGTACTTCGTCGCGATGGGCCTGGCCGGCCTGGCCGGTGTCCTCTACGCCGCCACCGTCGGCGCCTCGCCCGTGATGGGGGAGACGCTGCTCGTGGCCTCGATCGCGGTCGCCATCGTCGGCGGCCTGGGCTCGCTGTGGGGTCCGCTGCTCGGCGGCGCGCTGTACGGCGTGCTCAGCCAGGTCGCCAGCTACCAGTGGGGCGCCATCTGGGGCGAGACCGCCGGGCTGCTGCTCGTCATCGTCGTCCTGGTTGCCAAGCCCGAGGGGCTCCTCGGCCGTCGCATGGAGGTCAAGCTGTGAGCACCGTCGAGAAGGACCCGCCCCGCACCGGCGGACGCCGCAAGGCCGGTCCCGGCGTCGCCGACCGCGGCACCCACGTCCGCTCGGCGCTGCGCCGCGACGTCCTCTTCGCCGTGGCCGCCCTCGCCATCGCGATCATCGTGATCCTGCCCGGCCGCAACGGCGAGGGCACCTCCATCTCGACGATGCAGCTCGTCGCCAGCATGGCCGCGATGACCGTCGCCGCCGTGGGCCTCAACCTGCTCGTCGGCTACACCAAGCTCGTCTCGCTGGGCCAGGGCGGCTTCTACGCCATCGGCGCCTACGGCAGCGCCTACCTCGCACTCGACAAGGGCTGGCACCCCGTGCTGGCGATCCTCGGTGCGCTCGCGCTCTGCGGCCTCGTCGGCGCGGTCACCGCGATGGCCTCGATGCGGCTGCGCGGCCCGCAGTTCTCGGTCATCACGCTGGTGATGGCGGTCCTGGTCGAGCGCATCCTCAACGAGGGCAACGCCTTCGGCCGGCTCGCCGGCTACCCCAACTTCGCCCAGCACGGGACGACGGTGACCGAGCCGATCACGTTCCTCGGGATCACCTTCACCCCGCCGATGATCGCCGGCGAGGTCGCCACGGTCATGGTGCCGATCGTCGTGGTCACCGCGCTCGTCGTCATCCTGTCCCGCAACATCGCCCGGTCGCCGTGGGGCGCCTCGCTGAGCGCGATCGGCGAGAGCGAGATGCTCGCCTCCCACCTCGGCGTCCACGTCTTCCGCCGCAAGGTCGCGGTGTTCGTGCTGGCCTCGGTGCTCGGCGGGCTCGGCGGCGTGATGGCCACCCAGGCCTTCTCGCACCTGCAGCCGGAGACCTTCGACATCTTCCTGACCATCACCATCGTGCTCGCCGTCGTGTTCGGTGGCAGCGGCACCGTGCTCGGCCCGGTCGTCGGTGCGGTCGCGATCGTGTGGCTCGAGCAGTCCGACATCCTCGTCGAGGCCAGCCAGTGGCAGCAGGACACCATCTCCGACTCCTGGTTCCTCTCGACCTCGGGCCTGGTCGGCGTGCTCTTCCTGCTCACCCTCTTCCTCATGCCGCGCGGGATCGTCGGGACCGCCGGCGCCGTGGTCGCCGCCCGCCTGCACCGCCGCGACGCCGCCGAGGCCGACGGCGCCGGTGGTCTCGACGAGGCCGGTGACGAGCCCGCCGAGGACCTGAGCCCCGTCGTCCACGAGCGGCCGGCGCCGGGCTCGCTGCTCACCCTCACCGACATGGGCAAGCGCTTCGGCGGGCTGCAGGCGGTCGCCGAGCTCGACCTCTCCGTCGACCGCGGCCAGATCCACGCCATCATCGGCCCGAACGGCGCCGGCAAGTCGACCCTGGCCAACCTGGTCACCGGCGTGTACAAGCCGTCGTCGGGCCAGGTGACCTTCGCCGGCAACGACCTCACCGGCCAGGCGCCGCACAGCGTGTCGCGGGCCGGGATCGCCCGGACCTTCCAGACCCCGCAGCTCTTCCACGACGCCACCGTGCGCGACAACGTGCTCGCCGGCTTCGCCGACACCGGCCGGACGCCGTTGTGGGCGGCGGCGCTCAAGCCGCCCTCGCGCTACCGGCGCGACGCCGAGATGCGCGTCGAGAGCGACCGGCTGCTCGCCCTCGTGGGCCTCGAGGACGTGCCCGACGTCCGGGCCAGCGAGCTGCCCTACGGCAAGCAGCGGGCCCTGGAGATCGCCCGGGCCCTCGCCGGTGGTCCCGAGCTCATCGTGCTCGACGAGCCGGCCGCGGGCCTGCTCGCCACCGAGACCAGCGGCCTCGGCGACCTGCTGATGTCGCTGCGCGACCAGGGCTACGCGCTGGTCGTCGTCGAGCACCACATGGACCTGGTGTCCCGGATCGCCGACCAGGTGACGTGCATGGACCAGGGCCGGCTCCTGGCCCGCGGCACGCCGCAGGAGGTCCTCTCCGACGAGCGGGTCATCGCCGCCTACCTCGGCAAGCCGCTCGACGAGCACGGCCACGCGATCCAGACCCCCGACAGCACGACCACGCCCGGCAGCACCGGAGGAGACCCGTCATGAGCCTCGTCGTCGAGAACGCGGAGTCCGGCTACGACCGGGCCCCGATCCTGTCCGGCGTCAGCCTGCGGGTCGAGCCGGGCGAGCTGGTGGCCGTGGTCGGCTCCAACGGTGCCGGCAAGACCACCCTCGTCAGGACGGTCGTCGGCCAGCTCGCGCTCCGCGCCGGCGACCTGGCCGACGACGACGGCTCGTTCGCCCGGCTGTCGCCGCACCGGCGGGCCAAGCGCGGCGTCGTGATGGTGCCCGAGGGGCGCAAGCTCTTCCCGCGGCTCACCGTCGGCGAGAACATCGCCCTCGGCCGGCGCGCCGCCGGCCGGCGCGCCGGCGGCGAGGACCCCGTCGACGCGCTCCTCGACGCCTTCCCCATCGTCCGCGAGCGC
It encodes the following:
- a CDS encoding TetR/AcrR family transcriptional regulator — translated: MPRTVAPVAAVDPAPAPRSRAADRREGSGAPSELIAAAERLFSARGIDGVSLREITREANQRNTTALQYHFGGRDGLLRALVEKHMDTVAVRRAALLDHVEGRTDLTARDGASMLVQPLIAKLTSDDGGPAFLQVAAEMLNRTHRLIDPDEPVGPVIYDALGSLDRWSATFESVMPAGSTGAPLHRRFAVIRFAHIEIGRRARVGPPINVPLFTSQLIDMVAGLLTAELSEETQRLLAERESSDTTGS
- a CDS encoding ABC transporter substrate-binding protein encodes the protein MKIWSSPSRSALKLAALATTASLVLAACGGGSDDEASGKADADGIITVKLGVVGPKTGPASLYYEYMAQDFEAFADDFEEEYGVRFDVVSEDDQASPEETARAVSKLINEEGVHAILGPPLSGNALQVADTVQRSGVPWLLAGPNADEIINYETQPNWAFQTNFTNQQIMSILGERLWAEDAKVGIVFSGDGFGQSNLDQLKLWAEANGHELAVEETIQPGAADANAIVKRLEDAGVESVFMGITQGADTATVTRSMEQAGYAPATVMTTGTILTNYKDVAEPSQWENIQIVDPRNFLDGGDKWVLDQVQEATGDAPAIPTNNISTYAMLDIYAQAVKEVGDASDKEAVRQAMEDIQTVHIGPDLTIDAPFSADDHKLYTDDPATWFTYGFDEDFNLVNLGTAAECLESGC
- a CDS encoding branched-chain amino acid ABC transporter ATP-binding protein/permease; amino-acid sequence: MSTVEKDPPRTGGRRKAGPGVADRGTHVRSALRRDVLFAVAALAIAIIVILPGRNGEGTSISTMQLVASMAAMTVAAVGLNLLVGYTKLVSLGQGGFYAIGAYGSAYLALDKGWHPVLAILGALALCGLVGAVTAMASMRLRGPQFSVITLVMAVLVERILNEGNAFGRLAGYPNFAQHGTTVTEPITFLGITFTPPMIAGEVATVMVPIVVVTALVVILSRNIARSPWGASLSAIGESEMLASHLGVHVFRRKVAVFVLASVLGGLGGVMATQAFSHLQPETFDIFLTITIVLAVVFGGSGTVLGPVVGAVAIVWLEQSDILVEASQWQQDTISDSWFLSTSGLVGVLFLLTLFLMPRGIVGTAGAVVAARLHRRDAAEADGAGGLDEAGDEPAEDLSPVVHERPAPGSLLTLTDMGKRFGGLQAVAELDLSVDRGQIHAIIGPNGAGKSTLANLVTGVYKPSSGQVTFAGNDLTGQAPHSVSRAGIARTFQTPQLFHDATVRDNVLAGFADTGRTPLWAAALKPPSRYRRDAEMRVESDRLLALVGLEDVPDVRASELPYGKQRALEIARALAGGPELIVLDEPAAGLLATETSGLGDLLMSLRDQGYALVVVEHHMDLVSRIADQVTCMDQGRLLARGTPQEVLSDERVIAAYLGKPLDEHGHAIQTPDSTTTPGSTGGDPS
- a CDS encoding CaiB/BaiF CoA transferase family protein, whose translation is MTQPLTGVRVVEMAGIGPGPHACMMLADLGADVVRVVRPGVVEPPSEHTLRGRTTVAADLKDPQERDRVLDLLATTDVVVEGFRPGVMERLGLGPAQVHARNPRAVYARMTGWGQTGPFATTAGHDINYISLTGALHAIGTADQPLPPLNLVGDYGGGSMLLVNGVLAALVQRATTGEGQVVDAAMVDGAGLLLAGILELRTTGDWRDERFDNLLDGAAPFYGTYRCADGGSMAVGAIEPQFYALLLEGLGLDAADLPDRDDRATWASLRERFAEVFATRPRAHWEQVFGGTDACVTPVLTFAEAPSHPHVAARSSLVATADGHVVGGAAPRLSAGDPVPASPGRASTLDDVLTGWAAPTPT
- a CDS encoding ABC transporter ATP-binding protein, with the protein product MSLVVENAESGYDRAPILSGVSLRVEPGELVAVVGSNGAGKTTLVRTVVGQLALRAGDLADDDGSFARLSPHRRAKRGVVMVPEGRKLFPRLTVGENIALGRRAAGRRAGGEDPVDALLDAFPIVRERWGQQANLLSGGEQQMVALTRAVAARPRYLLLDEPSLGLSPLKTLDVFRLIELIRERTGAGILLVEQMADQALAAADRAYVLEHGRIVMEGDAAKLRSSDEVRRAYLGVS
- a CDS encoding branched-chain amino acid ABC transporter permease; the encoded protein is MEAVVIGLVLGGLYALLAQSFVLTFITTRTLNFAVGEFVALGAFAAIAVSSWSWLPTPGKVAVGFLAAGVVGALVYRFLVLPFTTQGEHDVRWLLSTVAVSFVMLNLITNVEGPSPQRSDTARIGGTVDILGAGVGKQQLLLAGLAVVVSLLLIVVTQRTSVGLMMRAVSQDPDTASLMGVSPRAVGAASYFVAMGLAGLAGVLYAATVGASPVMGETLLVASIAVAIVGGLGSLWGPLLGGALYGVLSQVASYQWGAIWGETAGLLLVIVVLVAKPEGLLGRRMEVKL